ATATCTTCACAAATCATCACATAGCCACCGCTTGGCTCAGCTGAATATAGAAGAAGATGTTGTTTTCTGTTTGCAGCTAAATCTGTGCAAAACAATTCCGGTATTAGAGGGCGAACGTTTGGTGGCCTTAAAAAATTAAAAGCCAAAATTTAACCCCAGCAATACTGCATTTTTTCTGAAACTTGCGCCATTAAATTGAGTTTCCTCTGTTGGTTTACGATTAAAATAAGCTTTATCTACACCGGAATACGTGTTGATGTTATTGATCTTATAATCAACCTCTACCTGTAAGCTTTTGTTTAATGGTACAGCCAGGTTAATACCGCCACTTAACGAAAAGGAATTTGCTTTGTGTGTAAAACTTACTGGTTTTGCAAAATTGGGGATTAAATTCCAGTTGGCTTTTGCAGAATAAGTATAAAAACTACCTAAAACTGTAGCACAGATACTAAATTTCTGTGTTTTAAGAACGAGCTCTGTTCCAAAATCGAAGCCTTTATATCTTGCTTCATAGGTAGAGTTTAAGCCTTTACTATCTGGGTTATTTGCACTTTCTAATAGGTGAAATTTTTGCTGATTATATGACAGGCCAACAATCGGATTGATGTTAAATTCTCCAAATTTTAGAAGTTGATAACTGAGCTGTAAACTGGCATCGTATAAGTAACCTTTATTTGCGTTGAGCAGATCAAAATAAAAAGCACCTTGTCGGTTATCTTCTGCGTAATCGGTATCCTCTGCTTCGCCCTTGGTTATGCTGCTATATTGGTTGGTGGCTTTAACACTGAACCGTTTGGTAATGTTGTATTTGATATCTAATCCAAAACCGGGTCCCTTAAGATTTTTCCAGATTAATTCTGATAATATATTTGGATTAGCTCCGGCCGCATTGCCTGCAATAGACCAATCAAATTTAGATTGCTGGAGACCAATATAAGGCTTTATGTTCCATCGGTGTGGGCTATCTTGTGCGGATGCGACTTTACAGAATAGAACAAGGATTAAGCAGGCTAAAAATTGTTTGAAAAAGGGAATCCGAAAAGCGATGAGCATATCTATTTTTTATTTTATAACAGTAAAATACACATAGTGGCCAATTATACCACTATGTGTAATTATTTATTTTCTAAAATGGATATACTGAGGCGATAAATGCTTTATCAGTAGGAGATAATACGGTATTCCATCCCACTTCATAATCACCAATGGTTAATTCGTTTGGAACCGAATAGTGCATGATCGAATATTTATCATAAGCGCTATAATTGGTTTGTGTTGTACTGTATTTTGCGAATAAATTATTGTCAACATCTGCTTGTGTCCAGTAATTTGGAGCAGCTGCATAATAAGCATAAACGGCTGGTTTATCCCAAGGAATAGCAACCAAAGGATGCTGGTGTTCATGGATCATACCCAAAGCGTGACCGAATTCGTGTATCACCACACGGCTATACTCCGAATCTGCAGTGCTAGCTGTTAGCCAACCAAAGTTCATGGTAGCGCCAGTGCTCGGTGTAGATTTTCCAATGTAAGACCAAGATCCATCCCCGCTTACGAAACTTACCCTGATTTTAGCGGTATTATCGTTTGTTACAAAATTGAATTTAATGTTCGCGTATTGTTCCCACTCTCTGGCATACTGGATCACTTTGGTTCTGAT
The nucleotide sequence above comes from Pedobacter riviphilus. Encoded proteins:
- a CDS encoding M12 family metallopeptidase; the protein is MKFLKLNKTLLTALALTTVLYACKKERPTETTNLEKPEIAAVNPLGNIQICTERSLDGTTPRGAVLKSTKWTPGTTIKVSLNGSTSAIRTKVIQYAREWEQYANIKFNFVTNDNTAKIRVSFVSGDGSWSYIGKSTPSTGATMNFGWLTASTADSEYSRVVIHEFGHALGMIHEHQHPLVAIPWDKPAVYAYYAAAPNYWTQADVDNNLFAKYSTTQTNYSAYDKYSIMHYSVPNELTIGDYEVGWNTVLSPTDKAFIASVYPF
- a CDS encoding outer membrane beta-barrel protein, translated to MLIAFRIPFFKQFLACLILVLFCKVASAQDSPHRWNIKPYIGLQQSKFDWSIAGNAAGANPNILSELIWKNLKGPGFGLDIKYNITKRFSVKATNQYSSITKGEAEDTDYAEDNRQGAFYFDLLNANKGYLYDASLQLSYQLLKFGEFNINPIVGLSYNQQKFHLLESANNPDSKGLNSTYEARYKGFDFGTELVLKTQKFSICATVLGSFYTYSAKANWNLIPNFAKPVSFTHKANSFSLSGGINLAVPLNKSLQVEVDYKINNINTYSGVDKAYFNRKPTEETQFNGASFRKNAVLLGLNFGF